In one Pseudomonas sp. Bout1 genomic region, the following are encoded:
- a CDS encoding tyrosine-type recombinase/integrase has product MIDRNRLGAWVRRFLLEYLVAERNLSHNTQISYRDTLTLLLPFVSRKASVAIDHLSVLDISPAIVRAFLEHVEHERGCGIVTRNQRLCAIHSLGRFIAMRSPEHLEWCTEIRSIPFKKTTQTVIHYLDKPEMEALLRAPNRATSQGARDYAILLFLYNTGARADEAVCLSVGNLQLGTSPSVRILGKGNKWRVCPLWPVTAAALRPLIVERRTEDRVFIGRTGNPMTRFGMYRVVSVYGRAAGKRVDSMHGRRISPHTIRHTTAVHLLRAGVDINTIRAWLGHVSLDTTHIYAEVDLEMKDKALACLDVTNVPEAVRLRPNSASLMAFMRGL; this is encoded by the coding sequence ATGATTGACCGCAATCGCCTCGGGGCATGGGTACGTCGCTTCTTGTTGGAGTATCTGGTCGCCGAGCGCAACCTTTCCCACAACACTCAGATCAGTTACCGCGACACGCTGACCCTCCTGCTTCCATTTGTCAGTCGAAAAGCCTCGGTGGCAATCGACCATTTGTCGGTGCTCGACATATCGCCCGCCATCGTGCGCGCATTCCTTGAACATGTCGAACACGAGCGCGGTTGTGGCATTGTCACGCGCAACCAGCGGCTCTGCGCGATTCATTCATTAGGGCGTTTCATTGCTATGCGATCGCCAGAGCATTTGGAGTGGTGCACAGAGATCCGTTCTATCCCGTTCAAAAAAACTACCCAGACAGTCATCCACTACCTCGACAAGCCAGAAATGGAGGCTCTGCTCCGGGCACCTAATCGAGCTACGAGCCAGGGGGCACGGGACTATGCGATTTTGCTTTTTCTATACAACACCGGCGCCCGCGCTGACGAAGCTGTCTGCCTCAGCGTTGGTAATTTGCAACTTGGGACTTCACCCTCCGTGCGCATTCTGGGTAAGGGAAACAAATGGCGCGTCTGCCCCCTGTGGCCAGTAACAGCTGCCGCGCTGCGGCCACTCATCGTTGAACGTAGAACAGAAGATCGCGTATTCATAGGTCGTACCGGGAATCCCATGACTCGATTCGGCATGTATCGTGTTGTGTCGGTGTATGGACGAGCAGCCGGCAAGCGGGTTGACTCCATGCACGGCCGGCGCATCAGCCCGCACACTATTCGACACACGACCGCCGTTCACCTGTTAAGAGCCGGGGTCGATATCAATACAATTCGGGCCTGGCTCGGGCATGTCTCCTTGGACACAACCCACATCTACGCGGAAGTCGATCTCGAAATGAAGGACAAGGCGCTTGCATGTTTGGACGTCACAAATGTGCCTGAGGCTGTGCGCCTGCGACCGAACTCAGCATCTCTCATGGCGTTCATGCGAGGGCTGTAG